A window of the Cystobacter fuscus genome harbors these coding sequences:
- the mgtA gene encoding magnesium-translocating P-type ATPase encodes MKHRSPRTHPEEPPAWCGTQDALLSRLACSSGGLPEAEARERLVRYGPNTPEQHTRRPAWVDFLTRFANPLVLVLLVASGVSVLTHELTSSAIIVGIVLMSVTLDFVQERRADDAAARLRSSVAQKTTVVRDGAEREVPAREIVPGDVVLLAAGSLVPADARLLEARDLFVNQTLLTGEPYPVEKQPGDAPAGTEPSEARNAVFMGTSVISGTGRALVFATGARTTLGDIAHALAGPTPSTTFERDTRHFGMMLMRLTVLLVLFVLMVSVYAHRPLLESFLFAVALAVGLTPELLPMVLSVTLSRGAMRMAARQVIVKRLSAVHDLGSMDVLCTDKTGTLTEARIHLERYEDASGRESEQVLRWAWLNSHFESGLRSPMDEAILAHEEVDGRGWHKVDEVPFDFERRRVSVLLEHEGRRVLVVKGAPEDVLACCSQYEREGVPHALDAEARAGVRARFEALGAEGFRVLAVAWREESPDMQVAHLGDEAELVFAGFTSFLDPPRQSARPALQALIRAGVKVKVVTGDNERVALHVCRQLGLEVEGVLTGAEVGALDDPALQMRAARTTLFARVAPGQKSRVIRALRLRGHVVGYLGDGINDAPSLHAADVGISVDSAVDVAREAADLLLLRHDLAVLYDGVLEGRRAFGNVMKYIRMGTSSNFGNMLSMAGASMLLPFLPLRPIQILLNNLLYDVSELAIPLDEVDAEQLERPTRWDLRFVRQFMAAFGTLSSLFDAATFGVLLLLFHANAALFQTGWFMESLTTQVLVIFVIRTRRDSLRSRPSRWLLASSLGVVVVANVLPFTPPGAWFGFEPPPPALLGALAMLVMGYLLSAELLKRWFFRRYAAG; translated from the coding sequence ATGAAACATCGCAGTCCCAGGACGCACCCGGAGGAACCACCCGCCTGGTGCGGCACGCAGGACGCCCTGCTGTCTCGGCTGGCGTGCTCGTCCGGCGGCCTGCCCGAGGCCGAGGCCCGGGAACGGCTCGTGCGCTACGGGCCCAACACGCCGGAGCAGCACACCCGGCGCCCGGCGTGGGTGGACTTTCTCACGCGCTTCGCCAATCCGCTCGTGCTGGTGCTGCTGGTGGCCAGCGGGGTGTCGGTTCTCACGCATGAGCTGACGAGTTCCGCCATCATCGTCGGTATCGTCCTGATGAGCGTGACGCTGGATTTCGTCCAGGAGCGGCGCGCGGACGACGCGGCGGCGCGGTTGCGAAGCTCCGTGGCCCAGAAGACCACCGTGGTGCGGGACGGCGCCGAGCGGGAAGTACCGGCCCGGGAGATCGTACCTGGCGACGTGGTTCTGCTGGCGGCGGGCAGCCTGGTGCCGGCGGATGCCCGGCTGCTGGAGGCGCGCGACCTGTTCGTCAACCAGACCCTGCTCACCGGTGAGCCCTACCCGGTGGAGAAGCAACCGGGAGATGCTCCCGCGGGAACGGAGCCTTCCGAGGCACGCAATGCCGTCTTCATGGGCACCTCCGTCATCAGCGGCACGGGGCGGGCGCTCGTCTTCGCCACGGGGGCGCGCACCACGTTGGGGGACATCGCCCATGCCCTGGCCGGGCCCACGCCCTCCACCACCTTCGAGCGGGACACGCGCCACTTCGGCATGATGCTGATGCGGTTGACGGTGCTGTTGGTGCTCTTCGTCCTGATGGTGTCCGTGTACGCGCACCGGCCGCTGTTGGAGTCCTTTCTCTTCGCGGTGGCCCTGGCGGTGGGGTTGACGCCCGAGTTGCTGCCCATGGTCCTCTCGGTGACGCTCTCGCGCGGGGCGATGCGGATGGCGGCCCGGCAGGTCATCGTCAAGCGGCTGAGCGCGGTGCACGACCTGGGCAGCATGGACGTGCTGTGCACGGACAAGACGGGCACCCTCACCGAGGCCCGCATCCATCTCGAGCGCTACGAGGACGCCTCGGGGCGTGAGAGCGAGCAGGTGCTGCGGTGGGCCTGGCTCAACAGCCACTTCGAGTCCGGGCTGCGCAGCCCCATGGACGAGGCCATCCTCGCGCACGAGGAGGTGGACGGCCGAGGCTGGCACAAGGTGGACGAGGTGCCCTTCGACTTCGAGCGTCGGCGGGTGTCCGTGCTCCTGGAGCACGAGGGCCGACGGGTGTTGGTGGTGAAGGGGGCGCCCGAGGACGTGCTGGCCTGCTGCAGCCAGTACGAGCGCGAGGGGGTACCGCACGCGCTGGACGCGGAGGCCCGGGCGGGAGTGCGGGCGCGCTTCGAGGCCCTGGGAGCGGAGGGCTTCCGGGTGCTGGCGGTGGCCTGGCGCGAGGAGTCCCCGGACATGCAGGTGGCCCACCTGGGAGATGAGGCGGAGCTGGTGTTCGCGGGCTTCACCTCCTTCCTGGATCCTCCGAGGCAAAGCGCGCGGCCCGCGCTGCAGGCACTCATCCGCGCCGGGGTGAAGGTGAAGGTGGTGACGGGTGACAACGAGCGGGTGGCGCTCCATGTCTGCCGTCAGCTCGGGCTGGAAGTGGAGGGGGTGCTCACCGGCGCGGAGGTGGGAGCGCTGGATGACCCCGCGTTGCAGATGCGCGCCGCGCGCACCACGCTCTTCGCCCGCGTGGCCCCGGGGCAGAAGAGCCGCGTCATCCGCGCGCTGCGCCTGCGCGGGCACGTGGTGGGCTACCTGGGCGATGGCATCAATGACGCGCCCTCGCTGCACGCGGCGGACGTGGGCATCTCGGTGGACAGCGCGGTGGACGTGGCGCGCGAGGCGGCGGACCTCCTGCTGCTGCGCCACGACCTGGCCGTGCTGTATGACGGCGTGCTCGAGGGCCGGCGCGCCTTCGGCAACGTGATGAAGTACATCCGCATGGGGACCAGCTCCAACTTCGGCAACATGCTGAGCATGGCCGGAGCGTCGATGCTGCTGCCCTTCCTTCCCCTGCGGCCCATTCAAATCCTGCTCAACAACCTCCTCTACGACGTGTCGGAGCTGGCCATCCCCCTGGACGAGGTGGATGCGGAGCAACTGGAGCGGCCCACCCGGTGGGACCTGCGCTTCGTGCGGCAGTTCATGGCGGCGTTCGGCACGCTCAGCTCGCTGTTCGACGCGGCCACCTTCGGCGTGCTCCTGCTCCTCTTCCACGCGAACGCGGCGCTCTTCCAGACCGGCTGGTTCATGGAGTCGCTCACCACGCAGGTGCTCGTCATCTTCGTCATCCGCACCCGCCGCGATTCCCTGCGCAGCCGTCCCTCGCGGTGGCTGCTGGCCAGCTCGCTCGGCGTGGTGGTGGTGGCCAACGTGCTGCCCTTCACCCCGCCAGGCGCCTGGTTTGGCTTCGAGCCCCCTCCCCCCGCGCTGCTGGGCGCGCTGGCGATGCTGGTCATGGGCTATCTGCTGTCGGCCGAGCTCCTCAAGCGCTGGTTCTTCCGCCGCTACGCCGCGGGTTGA